Proteins encoded together in one Peribacillus asahii window:
- a CDS encoding acyl-CoA thioesterase — MKAKYCKESRVIRMSRIFPNDVNNHNTLFGGRMMSDIDQVASISAARHSRTECVTASTDSVDFLHPVRPTDSVSFESYVSWTGVSSMEIFVKVIAEDLKSGECKIAATALLTFVALDKNQRPTAVPKVIPETEEEKKLHETGEERAKMRRERKQKSKELAAYLTTKTIM; from the coding sequence ATGAAAGCAAAATACTGCAAAGAATCACGAGTAATTAGAATGAGTCGAATTTTTCCAAATGATGTAAATAATCATAACACCTTGTTTGGCGGTCGAATGATGAGTGATATAGACCAAGTAGCTTCTATTTCTGCCGCGCGTCATAGCCGAACGGAATGTGTGACGGCCTCAACAGATTCTGTCGACTTCTTGCATCCAGTTCGACCGACCGATTCAGTGAGTTTTGAATCGTATGTTTCATGGACAGGCGTATCTTCGATGGAGATTTTCGTGAAGGTTATTGCGGAGGATTTAAAAAGCGGAGAGTGCAAAATAGCGGCAACAGCTCTATTAACATTCGTTGCCCTTGATAAGAATCAACGTCCTACCGCTGTTCCAAAAGTGATTCCCGAAACAGAGGAAGAAAAGAAATTGCATGAAACAGGCGAAGAACGAGCAAAAATGCGACGTGAAAGAAAACAAAAAAGTAAAGAGTTAGCGGCATATTTAACAACAAAAACAATTATGTAG
- a CDS encoding ArsR/SmtB family transcription factor, protein MQELTVEIEKAATILKLLGDKTRLAMMKMLETHDYCVCEFVQIFKMSQPAISQHVRKLKDAGLVQETRRGQWIIYSLNKDNDYYPLVDSLLQHLPSQDFKLQELEEQGLRISCD, encoded by the coding sequence ATGCAAGAATTAACAGTTGAAATCGAAAAAGCTGCAACGATTTTAAAGCTATTAGGTGATAAAACAAGACTAGCTATGATGAAAATGTTAGAGACACATGATTATTGTGTTTGTGAATTTGTTCAAATTTTTAAAATGAGTCAGCCTGCTATTAGTCAACATGTTCGAAAGTTGAAAGATGCTGGATTGGTACAAGAAACAAGAAGAGGACAATGGATTATTTATTCACTCAATAAAGATAACGACTATTATCCTTTAGTTGACAGTTTGCTTCAACATCTTCCAAGTCAAGATTTTAAACTACAAGAACTAGAAGAACAGGGATTACGCATCTCTTGTGACTAA